From a region of the Tubulanus polymorphus unplaced genomic scaffold, tnTubPoly1.2 scaffold_73, whole genome shotgun sequence genome:
- the LOC141914682 gene encoding putative G-protein coupled receptor 173 produces the protein MDHYGKTRDDVIIDQPSQPTTVEDNAVAIVIKLTSLLVIILISVAGNTWIIFIIVRNIKFRRLPYYYAINLAIADSMRAVFCLPVSMATIMEGSTWKYGVIGCRLFASVNVLFTFCCIYTLFALSVDRYTCNIYHRYYTRTMTSPIASSISITVIWCSAFFTALPPIFGVGTYSYIPLEAQCTLEYRYYRNNDTLGFMLISVITLGTILTVYSRVFVFMRAHRRMRPVLYTPASSRDWTFFGPGATGQALANWMNGFASGPPHPAVLGLRSQSNLSSRLHSLNKHHQGERLTRLFLVITLCYVVLWTPYVIMQFWNMFDIQRLTPPILVTCSTWLTYIQLMCNPVIHVLLNSAFRQVALPFRRRRHRRRQNQRYILEKTIRD, from the coding sequence ATGGATCATTACGGAAAAACtcgcgatgacgtcatcatcgATCAGCCGTCGCAGCCGACGACAGTTGAAGATAACGCTGTCGCCATAGTGATTAAACTGACTTCCCTGTTggtgattattttgataagtgTTGCCGGTAACACGTGGATTATCTTTATAATTGTTCGCAATATCAAGTTTCGCCGTCTGCCATATTACTACGCCATCAATTTGGCCATTGCCGATTCCATGCGCGCCGTTTTCTGTCTACCGGTTTCCATGGCAACTATAATGGAAGGCTCAACGTGGAAGTACGGTGTAATTGGTTGTCGATTATTTGCGTCTGTAAACGTGTTATTCACGTTCTGTTGTATTTATACTTTATTCGCGCTTTCTGTTGATCGCTATACCTGTAATATCTACCATAGATATTACACTCGCACTATGACGTCACCGATCGCTAGTTCTATATCTATTACTGTCATCTGGTGCAGCGCTTTCTTCACCGCACTGCCACCTATATTCGGGGTGGGAACCTATAGTTATATACCCCTGGAAGCGCAATGTACACTGGAGTATCGATACTACAGGAATAACGATACTCTTGGATTTATGTTGATTTCTGTGATTACACTCGGAACTATCTTAACGGTTTATTCGagggtttttgtttttatgcgCGCGCATCGCAGAATGAGACCGGTACTATACACCCCTGCATCGAGTAGAGACTGGACATTTTTTGGACCGGGAGCCACCGGTCAGGCTTTAGCTAATTGGATGAACGGGTTCGCTTCCGGTCCACCACATCCAGCTGTATTAGGACTCAGGAGCCAATCAAATCTCTCCAGTCGACTTCATAGTTTAAACAAACACCACCAGGGGGAGCGACTTACCCGATTATTTTTAGTAATCACGTTATGTTACGTAGTTTTATGGACTCCTTACGTCATCATGCAATTCTGGAATATGTTCGATATACAGAGACTAACGCCACCTATATTAGTCACATGTTCCACGTGGTTGACGTACATACAATTAATGTGTAACCCTGTTATACATGTTTTATTGAATAGCGCTTTCAGACAAGTCGCGCTTCCCTTTCGCAGGCGGCGCCACCGTCGCCGTCAAAATCAGCGTTACATTCTCGAAAAAACAATACGCGACTGA